Proteins from a single region of Mytilus trossulus isolate FHL-02 chromosome 2, PNRI_Mtr1.1.1.hap1, whole genome shotgun sequence:
- the LOC134708387 gene encoding cilia- and flagella-associated protein 410-like → MECEYTKDRLSEALVLARTRATDFESVKKLNFWGSGIRDVSVVKKLPNLEVCSLSVNNISTLEDFSECENLREIFIRKNKIEDLSEICHLKTLPNLKNLWLADNPCDQTENYRQTVLKTLPNLQKLDNIAVSEDELAQAQEDGVDLSLDGDQDDEDEEVQNEITDETQQEINKNEEENKIDATESEIDTQSSKNETPISNGATKKDINKKKEQKPREKGLADSMLDPVTLSWEETNKIREELGLKPLPLEKITSPRPVRSTKEKSRNAHVLQAVLLLLRDLDKDHLEIVQNTVQKMLSSDS, encoded by the exons atgGAATGTGAATATACCAAAGACAGATTAAGTGAAGCACTTGTCCTCGCAAGAACTAGAGCAACTGATTTCGAAAGCGTGAAAAAGCTCAacttttg ggGTTCAGGCATTAGAGATGTGAGTGTGGTGAAGAAACTTCCCAATTTAGAAGTATGTAGCTTAAG TGTGAATAACATATCAACATTGGAGGACTTTTCAGAATGTGAAAATCTTAGGGAAATAttcattagaaaaaataaaattgaagatTTATCAGAAATTTGTCACTTAAAGACATTGCCAAACTTGAAGAATTTATGGTTGGCAGATAACCCATGTGATCAGACTGAAAACTACAGACAAACTGTATTGAAAACTCTACCAAATCTTCAGAAGTTAGACAACATAG CTGTGTCAGAAGATGAGCTTGCTCAAGCCCAGGAGGACGGTGTAGATTTGTCACTTGATGGAGATCAAGATGATGAAGATGAAGAGGTCCAAAATGAGATAACTGATGAAACACAGcaagaaattaacaaaaatgaagaGGAAAATAAAATAGACGCAACAGAAAGTGAAATTGACACTCAGTCTTCTAAAAATGAAACTCCTATTTCAAATGGTGCTActaaaaaagatattaataaaaagaaagaacagAAGCCGAGAGAAAAAGGACTTGCTGATTCCATGTTAGATCCAGTAACATTGTCTTGGGAGGAAACAAA TAAAATCAGAGAAGAGTTGGGATTGAAACCACTGCCATTAGAGAAAATAACATCTCCTAGACCAGTGCGGAGTACTAAAGAAAAATCACGG aatgccCATGTGTTACAAGCTGTTTTGCTTCTTTTAAGAGATCTGGATAAAGACCATCTTGAGATTGTTCAGAACACAGTGCAAAAAATGCTCTCATCGGATTCTTAA
- the LOC134708388 gene encoding uncharacterized protein LOC134708388 — MSSNCNSDMADDSKVKCGPCEYKRKSERASKLCTECEEGYCNECVKDHKLHKVLRDHRLISINDYFKIADISKKFQRCNTHGENFEYFSPSQDKVFCFKCLSTSFVGPKDIITVKEALHSSNTIDDVSNLETKLDDLLKEIEYRIKCHEESAEYIDDKVDQIICKIKEIRNKINKKLDKLEARAIDDLKHNAHVKSMTEKHHILKERKKEAREIKRNIALTKEHASDKSIFILSRRVLEPIDEIKKAVNPMIRVEQPNDLLFVTSPEVISLMNSKLFGEVLPDYRPEVEYGSECLKTENGETGPMIKTVEKIKDIHFEYLNITCCRILPDKRFVVAVRDNPRLTVHKEDGSLEKSLILQRGSVFGITVIDIQRIAVSHGNRTIDVINLIDEKKKSSFDINRNCEIYDLVFNNHKLFLGSITLYTNEILISTMSGNIIGCIPVQKHQTLSNLQLAQFGNKICFKCGGGKVVCCDLTGDTLWKFGSRNNSSKPAEKHMWDMNFQFRTNDSYRLTTLDEQLPGTVSTFHAYDNYNSSLFPRQHLSEIGYRFSAMDNDRVQASLVVDKYGNVVVLNKSDGVQAISCDGKIGKVIRDEPTTMIDYDMNSNTLVMLNGYTATLYKIIY, encoded by the exons ATgag tTCTAATTGTAACAGTGATATGGCGGACGATTCTAAAGTTAAATGTGGTCCATGTGAATATAAGAGAAAGTCGGAAAGAGCAAGTAAATTGTGTACGGAATGCGAAGAAGGTTATTGCAACGAATGTGTCAAAGATCACAAACTTCATAAGGTACTCCGAGATCATCGCTTGATATCAATAAAcgattatttcaaaattgcagACATCTCTAAAAAATTTCAGAGATGTAACACTCATGGAgagaattttgaatattttagtcCCTCACAAGATAAGgttttctgttttaaatgtttgtcgACGAGCTTTGTCGGTCCGAAAGACATCATAACTGTAAAAGAAGCGTTACATAGTTCAAATACAATAGATGATGTGTCAAATTTGGAAACAAAATTGGATGATTTGCTTAAAGAAATCGAGTATAGAATTAAATGCCATGAAGAAAGTGCCGAATATATTGATGATAAGGTTGATCAAATAATTTGCAAGATAAAAGAAATacgaaataaaattaacaagaaGCTTGATAAATTAGAAGCTAGAGCAATTGATGATTTGAAACATAATGCACATGTGAAGTCAATGACAGAAAAGCatcatattttgaaagaaaggaaaaaagaaGCAAGAGAAATAAAGAGAAACATAGCACTTACCAAAGAGCATGCCTCGgataaaagtatttttattttaagtcgTAGAGTGCTAGAACCAATCgatgaaataaaaaaggcaGTGAATCCTATGATACGCGTAGAGCAACCAAACGATTTACTATTTGTTACATCACCAGAGGTTATTTCATTAATGAATTCGAAACTATTTGGGGAAGTTTTACCTGATTACAGACCAGAAGTAGAATATGGTTCTGAATGCTTGAAGACAGAAAATGGAGAGACTGGACCGATGATAAAAACGGtcgaaaaaataaaagatattcatTTTGAGTATCTAAATATAACTTGTTGTCGAATTCTGCCTGATAAAAGATTTGTAGTGGCAGTTCGAGACAATCCCAGGCTTACTGTCCACAAAGAAGACGGTTCTCTTGAAAAAAGTCTTATTTTGCAAAGGGGTTCTGTCTTTGGCATCACAGTTATAGATATTCAGAGAATAGCTGTATCACATGGCAATCGGACTATCGATGTGATAAATTTAATCGATGAGAAAAAGAAAAGCAGTTTCGATATAAACAGAAATTGTGAGATATACGATCTAGTtttcaataatcataaattatttctcGGTAGTATTACGTTGTACACGAATGAAATTCTTATTTCAACCATGTCAGGAAACATAATTGGATGTATTCCGgtacaaaaacatcaaactcTATCAAATTTACAACTGGCTCAATTTGGAAacaaaatatgctttaaatgtGGAGGCGGAAAAGTTGTGTGTTGCGATTTAACAGGTGATACTCTGTGGAAGTTCGGCAGTAGAAATAATAGTTCAAAACCCGCAGAAAAACACATGTGGGATATGAATTTCCAGTTCCGTACAAATGACAGTTACAGATTAACGACACTTGATGAACAGCTACCAGGGACGGTTTCCACATTTCATGCCTATGATAACTACAATAGTTCACTTTTTCCTCGTCAGCATCTGTCGGAAATAGGTTACCGGTTCTCTGCAATGGACAATGATCGTGTGCAGGCATCTCTTGTGGTAGACAAATATGGAAACGTTGTAGTTCTAAATAAATCTGATGGTGTTCAGGCGATATCGTGCGATGGCAAAATTGGTAAAGTAATACGTGACGAACCTACAACAATGATAGATTATGACATGAACTCGAACACATTAGTCATGTTAAACGGTTATACAGCGAcactttataaaattatttactgA
- the LOC134708389 gene encoding uncharacterized protein LOC134708389 isoform X2: protein MADGSIIKCGPCDYKNESTKANKWCTECEEGYCNECAKDHKLHKILRDHRVISIDDYSKIADISKTHQKCNTHGENFEYFSPSQNKIFCFKCLSTQFTYRNQEDIITIKEALNSSNKKDYASNLERQLDDLIEEVEQRVKCHEDIAAYIDDKVDQIIWKIREIRKKVDEKLDKLEARAIENLNHNAHVKSMKEKHHILKERAKEAREIKRNITLTKEFASDKNLFIFSNRVLGPVNQIRKAVNPMLSVEQTNDLLFIISPELISVMNSKSFGEVRPDYRPLKEYCNQDLKTASGETGPMIKTIEKIKDIHFDCGRKKNLKITCCRILPDKRFVVAVLDNLRLTVHKEDGSLEKSLILQGGSVFGITVIDIQRIAVSHGNRTIDVINLIDEKKRSFDIDRHCEVYDLVFNNHKIFFGSCSVYTNEILISTMSGKIMGCIPVPKHQSPSTFKMAQLGDKIYFTCKGKTCEKVVCCDLTGDTLWKFGSIKDSSKSPRRHQSEINVPFRTDDNDSLKLPDEQILESVSTFHRYEDDYDSHFPGEYLSRRSSRVRAYDKNSITESLAIDRYGNVIVTDKSDGVQAVSCDGKVSKVIHKEPTTMIDYDMNLNMLVLLNGYKATLYKIIY, encoded by the coding sequence ATGGCGGACGGTTCCATCATTAAATGTGGTCCATGTGACTATAAAAATGAGTCGACAAAAGCCAACAAATGGTGTACGGAATGCGAAGAAGGTTATTGCAACGAATGTGCCAAGGATCACAAACTTCATAAAATACTCCGAGATCATCGCGTGATATCAATAGACGATTATTCCAAAATTGCAGACATTTCTAAAACACATCAGAAATGTAACACTCATGGAgagaattttgaatattttagtcCCTCACAAAATAAGATTTTCTGTTTTAAGTGTTTGTCGACGCAGTTTACTTATCGCAACCAGGAAGACATAATAACCATAAAAGAAGCCTTAAATAGTTCGAATAAAAAAGATTATGCATCAAATCTTGAAAGACAACTGGATGATTTGATCGAAGAAGTTGAGCAACGAGTTAAATGCCACGAAGACATTGCTGCTTATATTGATGATAAGGTTGATCAAATAATTTGGAAGATAAGAGAAATACGAAAGAAAGTTGACGAGAAGCTTGATAAATTAGAAGCTAGAGCAATTGAGAACTTAAATCATAATGCACACGTGAAGTCAATGAAAGAAAagcatcatattttaaaagaaagggCGAAAGAGGCGAGAGAAATAAAGAGAAACATAACACTTACTAAAGAGTTTGCCTCTGATAAAAATCTCTTCATTTTCAGTAATAGAGTGCTTGGACCAGTCAATCAAATAAGAAAGGCAGTGAATCCTATGTTGAGCGTAGAGCAAACAAACGATTTACTATTTATAATTTCACCAGAGCTGATTTCAGTAATGAATTCAAAATCATTTGGGGAAGTCAGACCTGATTACCGACCGCTAAAAGAATATTGTAATCAAGATTTGAAGACGGCATCTGGAGAAACTGGACCGatgataaaaacaattgaaaaaataaaagatatacattttgattgtggaaggaagaaaaatcttaaaataactTGTTGTCGAATTCTGCCTGATAAAAGATTTGTAGTGGCAGTTCTAGACAATCTCAGGCTTACTGTCCACAAAGAAGACGGTTCTCTTGAAAAGAGTCTTATTTTGCAAGGGGGTTCTGTCTTTGGCATCACAGTTATCGATATTCAAAGAATAGCTGTATCCCATGGCAATCGGACTATCGATGTGATAAATTTAATCGATGAGAAAAAAAGGAGTTTCGACATAGACAGACATTGTGAGGTATACGATCTTGTTTTTAATAATCACAAGATATTTTTCGGTAGTTGTTCAGTGTATACAAATGAAATTCTTATATCAACCATGTCAGGTAAAATAATGGGATGCATTCCGGTACCGAAACATCAATCTCCATCAACATTCAAAATGGCTCAACTTGGAGACAAAATATACTTTACATGCAAAGGCAAAACATGCGAAAAAGTGGTGTGTTGCGATTTAACAGGTGATACTCTGTGGAAGTTTGGCAGTATAAAGGATAGTTCAAAGTCCCCAAGAAGGCACCAATCGGAGATAAATGTCCCGTTCCGTACAGATGACAACGATAGTTTGAAGTTACCGGATGAACAAATATTAGAGTCAGTTTCAACATTTCATAGATATGAAGATGATTATGATTCACATTTCCCTGGTGAGTATCTGTCGCGAAGGTCTTCACGGGTCCGTGCATATGACAAGAATAGCATTACGGAATCTCTTGCGATAGACAGATATGGAAACGTTATAGTTACGGATAAATCTGATGGTGTACAGGCGGTATCATGCGATGGCAAAGTTAGTAAAGTAATACATAAAGAACCGACAACAATGATAGATTATGACATGAACTTGAACATGTTAGTCTTGTTGAACGGTTATAAAGCGactctttataaaattatttactgA
- the LOC134708389 gene encoding uncharacterized protein LOC134708389 isoform X1: MLHDLINAFCRMLRMIFSYCYSNMADGSIIKCGPCDYKNESTKANKWCTECEEGYCNECAKDHKLHKILRDHRVISIDDYSKIADISKTHQKCNTHGENFEYFSPSQNKIFCFKCLSTQFTYRNQEDIITIKEALNSSNKKDYASNLERQLDDLIEEVEQRVKCHEDIAAYIDDKVDQIIWKIREIRKKVDEKLDKLEARAIENLNHNAHVKSMKEKHHILKERAKEAREIKRNITLTKEFASDKNLFIFSNRVLGPVNQIRKAVNPMLSVEQTNDLLFIISPELISVMNSKSFGEVRPDYRPLKEYCNQDLKTASGETGPMIKTIEKIKDIHFDCGRKKNLKITCCRILPDKRFVVAVLDNLRLTVHKEDGSLEKSLILQGGSVFGITVIDIQRIAVSHGNRTIDVINLIDEKKRSFDIDRHCEVYDLVFNNHKIFFGSCSVYTNEILISTMSGKIMGCIPVPKHQSPSTFKMAQLGDKIYFTCKGKTCEKVVCCDLTGDTLWKFGSIKDSSKSPRRHQSEINVPFRTDDNDSLKLPDEQILESVSTFHRYEDDYDSHFPGEYLSRRSSRVRAYDKNSITESLAIDRYGNVIVTDKSDGVQAVSCDGKVSKVIHKEPTTMIDYDMNLNMLVLLNGYKATLYKIIY; encoded by the exons ATGTTGCATGATCTGATTAACGCATTTTGTCGTATGCTTCGTAtgatttt tTCTTATTGTTACAGTAATATGGCGGACGGTTCCATCATTAAATGTGGTCCATGTGACTATAAAAATGAGTCGACAAAAGCCAACAAATGGTGTACGGAATGCGAAGAAGGTTATTGCAACGAATGTGCCAAGGATCACAAACTTCATAAAATACTCCGAGATCATCGCGTGATATCAATAGACGATTATTCCAAAATTGCAGACATTTCTAAAACACATCAGAAATGTAACACTCATGGAgagaattttgaatattttagtcCCTCACAAAATAAGATTTTCTGTTTTAAGTGTTTGTCGACGCAGTTTACTTATCGCAACCAGGAAGACATAATAACCATAAAAGAAGCCTTAAATAGTTCGAATAAAAAAGATTATGCATCAAATCTTGAAAGACAACTGGATGATTTGATCGAAGAAGTTGAGCAACGAGTTAAATGCCACGAAGACATTGCTGCTTATATTGATGATAAGGTTGATCAAATAATTTGGAAGATAAGAGAAATACGAAAGAAAGTTGACGAGAAGCTTGATAAATTAGAAGCTAGAGCAATTGAGAACTTAAATCATAATGCACACGTGAAGTCAATGAAAGAAAagcatcatattttaaaagaaagggCGAAAGAGGCGAGAGAAATAAAGAGAAACATAACACTTACTAAAGAGTTTGCCTCTGATAAAAATCTCTTCATTTTCAGTAATAGAGTGCTTGGACCAGTCAATCAAATAAGAAAGGCAGTGAATCCTATGTTGAGCGTAGAGCAAACAAACGATTTACTATTTATAATTTCACCAGAGCTGATTTCAGTAATGAATTCAAAATCATTTGGGGAAGTCAGACCTGATTACCGACCGCTAAAAGAATATTGTAATCAAGATTTGAAGACGGCATCTGGAGAAACTGGACCGatgataaaaacaattgaaaaaataaaagatatacattttgattgtggaaggaagaaaaatcttaaaataactTGTTGTCGAATTCTGCCTGATAAAAGATTTGTAGTGGCAGTTCTAGACAATCTCAGGCTTACTGTCCACAAAGAAGACGGTTCTCTTGAAAAGAGTCTTATTTTGCAAGGGGGTTCTGTCTTTGGCATCACAGTTATCGATATTCAAAGAATAGCTGTATCCCATGGCAATCGGACTATCGATGTGATAAATTTAATCGATGAGAAAAAAAGGAGTTTCGACATAGACAGACATTGTGAGGTATACGATCTTGTTTTTAATAATCACAAGATATTTTTCGGTAGTTGTTCAGTGTATACAAATGAAATTCTTATATCAACCATGTCAGGTAAAATAATGGGATGCATTCCGGTACCGAAACATCAATCTCCATCAACATTCAAAATGGCTCAACTTGGAGACAAAATATACTTTACATGCAAAGGCAAAACATGCGAAAAAGTGGTGTGTTGCGATTTAACAGGTGATACTCTGTGGAAGTTTGGCAGTATAAAGGATAGTTCAAAGTCCCCAAGAAGGCACCAATCGGAGATAAATGTCCCGTTCCGTACAGATGACAACGATAGTTTGAAGTTACCGGATGAACAAATATTAGAGTCAGTTTCAACATTTCATAGATATGAAGATGATTATGATTCACATTTCCCTGGTGAGTATCTGTCGCGAAGGTCTTCACGGGTCCGTGCATATGACAAGAATAGCATTACGGAATCTCTTGCGATAGACAGATATGGAAACGTTATAGTTACGGATAAATCTGATGGTGTACAGGCGGTATCATGCGATGGCAAAGTTAGTAAAGTAATACATAAAGAACCGACAACAATGATAGATTATGACATGAACTTGAACATGTTAGTCTTGTTGAACGGTTATAAAGCGactctttataaaattatttactgA